From Nocardioides faecalis:
ACGCAGCCGTTGGCGACCCAGTCGTTGTCCGGCAGCAGCACCTCGACCTCCGCGGGCCCGGCGTGGAACCAGACGAGGAAGGACGAGTCGAGCTGCTGCTCCCCGCACGGGCCCGGCGCACGCAGTGGCTTGCCGGACAGGAACATCCCGACCGTGTGCAGGCCGGTGTCGTGCCAGTCGGCCGAGGTCATCTCCCGTCCGCTCGGGTGCAGCCAGGCGAGGTCCTTGGGACCGCCGACGATGGTGGGCCGGCCCTCGAACCAGTGCCGCTGGCGCAGCGCCGGGTGCTCGCGGCGCAGTCGCAGCGCGGCACGGGTCACCTCGTAGACGTCGAGCCACGCGTCGTCGACGCGCCAGTCGACCCAGGAGATCTCGTTGTCCTGGCAGTAGGCGTTGTTGTTGCCCCGCTGGGTCCGGCCCCGCTCGTCGCCGGCGGTCAGCATCGGCACCCCGTTGGACAGGCACAGCGTCGCCATCAGGTTGGCCGCCTGCCGGCGCCGCAGCGCAACGATCGCCGGGTCGTCGGTCTCGCCCTCGACGCCGTGGTTCCACGACCGGTTGTTGTCGGTGCCGTCCCGGTTGTCCTCGCCGTTGGCCTCGTTGTGCTTGCGGTCGTAGGAGACCAGGTCCCGCACGGTGAACCCGTCGTGGGCGGTGACGAAGTTGACCGAGTTGTACGCCGAGCGACCGTCGTCGGCGTAGAGGTCGGAGGAGCCGGCCAGCCGCGTGGCCACCGCGTGCATCCCGGGCGTCTGCCCGCGCCAGTAGTCGCGGATCGTGTCGCGGTACTGGTCGTTCCACTCCACCCACGGCGGCGGCATCCCGCCCACCAGGTAGCCGTCCATGGAGGTGTCCCACGGCTCCGCGATCAGCTTGACGTGGCGCAGCACCGGGTCCTGGCCGATCGCCACGAGGAGCTTGCACGCCATGTCGACCCGGATCGCCTCGGGCCCCGCCGTGCGGGTCAACGCCGACATCAGGTCGAAGCGAAACCCGTCGACGTGCATCTCGGTGACCCAGTAGCGCAGCGAGTCGAGAATCAGCCGCAGCGCGAGCGGGTCCTCGGTGTTGACGGTGTTGCCGCAGCCGGTGACGTCCCAGTACGTGTCGTCGTACGCGCCGTCGGCGCCGGGCGGGACGCGACGATAGAAGCCGCGGTCGTCGAGCCCGCGGAAGGAGTACGTCGGCCCGTCCCGGCCCGCTTCCGCGGTGTGGTTGTAGACGACGTCGAGGATGACCTCGATGCCAGCGGCGTGCAGGTCCTTGACCATCTGCTTGAACTCGCGCACCTGCCCGCCGCGGTCGCCTGAGGAGCTGTAGGCGGCGTCGGGAGCGAAGTAGCTGATCGGGTTGTAGCCCCAGTAGTTCACCGACCCGCGCGCCGTCAGCGCCGGCTCGGAGAAGAACTGGTGGATCGGCAACAGCTCCACCGCGGAGACACCCAGGTCCTGCAGGTACTCGGTGACCACCGGGTGGCCCAGCCCTGCGTAGGTGCCCCGGAGCTCCTCGGGGATCCGGTCGTGCAGCTTGGTGAAGCCCTTGACGTGCAGCTCGTAGATGACCGTGTCGCGCCAGCGTCGGCGCATCGGGGTGTCGCCGGACCAGTCGAAGGAGCCGTCGACCACGACGCTGCGTGCGGTGTGCACGTCACCGGCGGTGGCCAGGGCGTAGGGGTCCAGCAGCACCCGGCCCGCGTCGAAGCGCAGGCCCGCCTCCGGCTCGTCCGGTCCGTCGGCCCGGAAGCCGTAGCGGGTGCCGGGGGCGACGCCGGGCAGCGCCCCATGCCAGATGCCCAGCGAACGCTCGGTCAGCTCGAAGCGGCGCTCGCCCTCGCCCGGCCCGTCGTCGAACAGGCACAGCCACATGGCGGTCGCGTTGGGGGCGTGGACGGCGAAGTTGGTCGACTCCGGCGACCACGTCGCGCCGAGCGGCCAGTTCCGTCCCGGCCACACCGCGGACCGTTCGCCGAGCGAGCGCCACATGCCAGGGGTCACCCCGTCATTGTGCCCGCACGGAGCGAGGGTGGGGTCCGAGTCCCGGGTTGCTGTGACCGATCGGAGGTGTCCTGCGGCACAATGCACCCCGAGACCGCCCATGCGTCGCAAGGAGAGCACCTGATGAGCAGCGAGTTCGTGCAGCTGGAGGTGGCCGACAGCGTCGCCACCATCCGTCTCGACCGGCCCAAGGCGATGAACGCCATCAGTCTCCAGGTCCAGGCAGAGCTGCGCGCCGTGGCGGCAGAGGTGAGCGAGCGCTCCGACGTGCGCGCCGTCGTGCTGTGGGGCGGGGAGAAGGTCTTCGCCGCCGGCAACGACGTCAAGGAGATGGCCGACATGTCCTACACCGACATGGTCGACCACGTCGAGGGCGTGCAGGGCGCGGTGACCGCGATCGCACGGATCCCGAAGCCGGTCGTCGCCGCGGTCAACGGCTACGCCCTGGGCGGCGGGTGCGAGCTGGCGATGGCCGCCGACGTCCGCTTCGCCGCCGAGAACGCGGTGCTCGGCCAGCCCGAGGTCCTGCTCGGCATCATCCCCGGTGCCGGCGGCACCCAGCGGCTGCCCCGACTGGTGGGGCCCAGCAAGGCGAAGGACCTCCTCTTCACCGGCCGCTTCGTCAAGGCGGACGAGGCGCTCGCGATCGGCCTGGTCGACCGGGTGTTGCCCGCCGCGGACGTCTACCCCGAGGCGCTCGCCTGGGCCGCGAGGTTCGTGAACGCGGCGCCGTACGCCCTGCGCGCGATCAAGGAGTCCGTCGACCGCGGGCTGGAGGCCGACCTGGAGACCGGGTTGCAGATCGAGCGCCAGCACTTCGCGGCGGCCTTCGCCACCGAGGACAGCACCACCGGGATGCGCTCGTTCATCGAGAGCGGACCGGGTAAAGCCACCTTCGAAGGACGGTGATCTGAATGGCTGAGGACTCCAAGGTCAAGGCGGAGACTGCTGAGGCCCCGGGCGGACGCAGCCGCGCGCTGGCCGTCGCCCGGTGGCGCGACCGCGTCGCGCGGGCGGTGTGGGCGGTGTGCGCGACGCTGGCGCTGGTGCTCGCGGCGGCGGCGTTCACGTTCGCCCTCGAGGCGAACGGCGACAACGGGCTGGTCACGCTGATCCGCGACGTCGCGGACACCGTGGACATGGGCTTCTTCGACCTCGACAACCCGGTCAAGGAGTTCGACGGGAAGAACGCGCTGGTCAAGACGGCGCTGTTCAACTACGGCATCGCCGCGGTCGTCTATCTCGTCCTCGGGCGCGTGCTGGAGCGCGTCATCCGCCCCTGAGGCACCCTTGAAGCACCCGTGAACCACCCGTGAACCACCCCGCGTTCCTCGGCGCGCAGCGACCCTCGCGCCGGGGGATCGGGATGTGAGGTAGTCCACTACCACCAGGTTTCCGACCTGTGGAACTGGACGGTAGCCTGCCCACGCTGTCCGATTGCGGACCTCAGCTGTTCCCCGCGCCGACTACGTCGCGGGGCTCACGTAGCACAGGAAGGGGCCGGTCCGGCCACAACCATGACTCTCTCCAACATTGTCGTTCTGGTGAAGTACGTCCCCGACGCGACGGGTGACCGGAAGTTCGAGGCGGACAACACCGTCGACCGCGTCGGCGTCGACGGCCTGCTCTCGGAGCTCGACGAGTACGCCGTCGAGCAGGCCCTGCAGATCAAGGAGAAGCGCAGCGACGAGGAGATCACCGTCACCGCGCTGACCGTCGGTCCCGCCGAGGCCGAGGCCGCCGTCCGCAAGGCGCTGCAGATGGGTGCCGACAAGGCTGTGCACGTGAAGGACGACGCGATCGCGGGCTCCGACGCCCCTGCAACCTCGCTGGTGCTGGCCAAGGCGCTCGAGAAGATCGGTGTGCCGGACCTCGTCATCGGTGGCCTCGCCTCCACCGACGCCGGCATGAGCGTCGTCCCGGCGATGCTGGCCGAGCGTCTCGGCCTGCCGCAGGTCACCCTCGCCTCCGTGGTCGAGACCCAGGGCGACCAGGTCCGGATCAAGCGCGACGGCGACAGCGCGACCGAGGTCATCGGCGGCACGCTGCCGCTGGTGCTGTCGGTGACGGACCAGTCCGGCGAGGCGCGCTACCCCTCCTTCAAGGGCATCATGGCCGCGAAGAAGAAGCCGCTGGAGAGCCTGTCGCTGAGCGACATCGGCGTCGACGCCAGCGAGGTCGGCCTGGACGCCGCGTGGACCCAGGTCGCCTCGGTCACCGAGCGTCCCCCGCGGACCGCCGGCGAGATCGTCAAGGACGAGGACGGCTCGGGCGCCACGGCGCTGGTCGACTTCCTCGCGTCGAAGAAGTTCATCTGAGGAGCCGGAAGACATGTCTGAAGTTCTCGTTCTCGTCGACCACGTCGACGGTGCCGTCCGCAAGCCCACCTATGAGCTCCTCGCCATCGCCAAGCGGATTGGCGAGCCCTCGGCCGTCTTCATCGGCGGCGCCGACAAGGCCGACGCCGCCGCCGAGGCCGTGAAGGGCTACGGCGCGGAGAAGGTCTACGTCGTCGACGACGCGGAGATCAAGGGCTACCTGGTGGCCCCGAAGGCCGAGGTGCTGCAGCAGCTCGCCGAGAAGGCGTCCCCGGCCGCGATCCTGATCCCGGCCTCGGCCGAGGGCAAGGAGATCGCCGCCCGCCTGTCGATCAAGCTCTCCTCGGGCCTGATCACCGACGCGGTGGACGTGCAGGTCGACGGCGACACCATCGTCACCACCCAGTCGGTCTTCGCCGGCAGCTACACGGTCGAGGCCAAGGTCACCAAGGGCACCCCGATCATCGCGGTCAAGCCCAACGCCGCGGCGCCCGAGGAGGGTGCCGGCGCGGGTGCGGTCGAGCAGTTCGCGCCGACGATCTCGGATGCCGCCAAGACCGCCCAGATCGTCGCGGCCCAGCCGCGCCAGGCGACCGGGCGTCCCGAGCTGACCGAGGCCGCCATCGTGGTCTCCGGCGGCCGTGGCACCGGCGGCGACTTCACCGCCGTCGAGGGCCTCGCCGACGCGCTCGGTGCCGCGGTCGGCGCCTCCCGCGCCGCGGTCGACTCCGGCTGGAAGCCGCACACCTTCCAGGTCGGTCAGACCGGCAAGGTGGTCTCGCCGCAGCTGTACGTCGCGAACGGCATCTCGGGTGCGATCCAGCACCGCGCCGGCATGCAGACGTCGAAGACGATCGTCGCCGTCAACAAGGACGAGGAGGCGCCGATCTTCGAGCTCGTCGACTTCGGCGTCGTCGGCGACCTGCACAGCGTGCTGCCCGCGGTCACCGCGGAGGTCGAGAAGCGCAAGGGCTGATCGCCGACTCCGGTCCGCCCCCGCGGGACGTCGTGCTCCGGCACGGCGTCCCGCGGTCGTTTTCTCGCGCGTTACCCAGGGTGGGGGCCAAGGAAAGACGTTTCGTCCGTTAACCTGCGCTGGTGAGACTGCTTTCGGTGACGCTCCTTGCGCTGCTCCTGCCCCTGCTCTCGGTCCCGGCCCAGGCCGTCGCCGACCCGGGCACCGCCGTCGCGGCAGCCGCCCCGGGCGGTGGGCTGGCGCAGAAGGACGACCGCAAGAAGAGCAGCACCTGGAAGCCTCCCGCCGGCGCCACGTTCAACAACCCGCTGGGCCGCAAGGCCTCCCGTGACCGGGTCCACGACCGGATCCACGACGCCATCCGGAACACCCCCCGCGGCTCCACGATCCGGATCGCCACCTACAACCTGGACCGCCGCAACACCGCCAAGCTCCTGATGCGGGCGCGCAAGCGCGGCGTCGCGGTGCAGATCGTGGTCAACGACAACCTGATCAACCCGGTCATCGTCGACCTGCAGAACAAGCTCGGCAAGAACCCCAAGCGCCGCAACTTCCTGGTGATCTGCAAGGCCGCGTGCCGCAGCCCGCACCCAGGCGGCAACCAGCACATGAAGATCGCGTCGTTCTCGCGCAGCGGCGCGGCCAAGCACGTCGTGATCTCCACCTCCGGCAACCTGACCTACGGCGCCGCCGCCGGCCAGTGGAACGACGCGTTCAGCGTCGTCGGCGACGCCTCGCTGTACAACGCCTGGACCCAGGTGTTCACCCAGCTGAAGAAGGACCGCTCGGCCAAGCCCCGTCAGCTCGTCTACCAGTCGGAGACCGTGTGGGCGCAGTTCCAGCGCCAGGCGCGCAGCGTCGCCCTGACCCCCGCCAGCGGGGACCAGCAGTACGCGCGTCTCAAGCAGGTCTCCTGCAAGACCGCGCCCGGCTTCGGTGCCGGCGGCCGGACCAAGGTCCGGATCAACATGTACGCCTGGTACGGCAAGCGCGGCGAGCGGCTGGCCAAGCGGGTGGCCACGATGGCGAAGCACGGCTGCAAGATCCACGTGGTGGGCTCCGTGGTCGGCGACTCCGTCGTCCGCATCCTGCAGCGGGCCGGGATCCCGGTCCGCGTGGCGGACTGGGACTGGGGCATGAAGGACGCCACCAGCGGCAAGGGCCGGGTGTACGGCGCCCGCTGCTACGCGCACCTGAAGTACGTCACGGTCGACGGCAAGTTCCGCGGCCGCAACACCAAGATGGTCTGGACGGGCTCGGAGAACTGGTCCGGTCCCGGCCTGAGCAGTGACGAGGTCACCTTCGAGATCCACGACCGCAAGGTGCTCGCCGCCTACAACAAGCACTGGTACAAGATGTGGAAGAACAACCAGATCACGCACGCGCCGGGGATCGAGCCGATCAAGCGGCCCTGCGCCTGAGTTCCTCGCAGGCTCGCTGAGCCTCCGGCCGCTGCCGGGCCGGGCGTGAGCCGTGCCGGTGCCCAGTCCTATCCTGTGCCCATGACTGCCGAGGTCCCCCTGACCATCGAGGCCGAGGTCCGCGAGGTCGCCCGGCGCGCCCGGGCCGCCAGCCGTGCGCTGGCCCTGGCCACCCGGGCCAAGAAGGACGCCGCGCTGCGGACGATGGCGGACGCGATGCTCGCCCGCTCCGCGGAGGTGCTGGCTGCCAACGCCGAGGACGTCGACCGCGCGCAGGCCGGCGGCACGCCGGCCAACATCATCGACCGGCTGCGGCTCGACGAAGGCCGGCTGGCCGGCATGGCCGCCGGCCTGCGCGAGGTCGCCGGCCTGGCCGACCCGGTCGGCGAGGTGGTCCGCGGCGGCGTGCTCGCCAACGGCCTCGAGCTGCGTCAGGTCCGGGTCCCGTTCGGCGTGGTCGGGATGATCTACGAGGCCCGCCCCAACGTCACCGCGGACGCCGCCGGCATCTGCCTGAAGTCCGGCAACGCGGTCCTGCTGCGCGGCAGCTCCTCGGCCCGCTCCAGCAACGCCGCCATCGTCGCCGTGCTGCGCGACGCCGTGGTGGCCGCGGGCCTGCCCGCCGACGTCGTGCAGCTCGTGCCCGGAGAGAGCCACGACAGCGTGAAGGCACTCATGCGCGCCCGCGGCCTGGTCGACGTGCTCATCCCGCGCGGGGGAGCAGGGCTGATCGCCTCCGTCGTGGAGGAGTCCACGGTGCCGGTCATCGAGACCGGGGTGGGCAACTGCCACGTCTACGTCGACGCGGCCGCCGACCTCGACAAGGCGCTGGCCATCGTGCTGAACGCCAAGACGCACCGCACCAGCGTGTGCAACGCCGCCGAGTCGCTGCTCGTGCACGCCGAGGTCGCCGAGGAGTTCCTGCCCCGCGTCGGCGCCGCGCTGCAGGCCGAGGGCGTGACCATCCACGGCGACGAGGCGTTCGCCGCGCTCGACGGCGTCCTCCCCGCGAGTGAGGAGGACTGGGGCACCGAGTACCTCTCGCTGGACATCGCCGCTCGCGTCGTACCCGACCTCGACGCGGCGCTGGAGCACGTGCGCACCTACTCCAGCGGCCACTCCGACGCCATCGTCACCGAGGACCAGGGCGCCGCGCGCCGGTTCGTCGCCGAGGTGGACTCCGCCGCCGTGCTGGTCAACGCCTCCACCCGCTTCACCGACGGCGGCGAGTTCGGCTTCGGCGCGGAGATCGGGATCAGCACCCAGAAGCTGCACGCCCGCGGCCCGATGGGCCTGATGGAGATGACCTCGACGAAGTACGTCGTCATCGGCGACGGCCACATCCGCTGAGACGCGCACGGCCGGCCGGGCCCCGCCCGGATCGCCGTACGGCGCACGTCCCGCGATAGGTTGCGAGTCATGGCAGGCTCTGCGGACCGGATCTACGCTGATCCGTCCACCGAAAGGCTCCTCACCGGAGCCACCGTGATCACGTTCGTCCGCACGGTGATGACCCTGGCGATCGCGGTGTGGGGTGCCTATGAGAGCAGCCTGACGCTGCTGGTGGTCGGCCTCGTCGTGTACTGGGTGGGTGACAGCATCGACGGGGAGTGGGCGCGCTGGCGTGACTGCGAGACCCGGATCGGCGCGGTCGTCGACATGATGTGCGACCGGCTCAGCTGCGGCGCGCTGTACGTCGGCCTCATCTGGCTGCAGCCTTCCGGCTGGATCAGTGACGGGCCGATGACGTGGATCGGCATCCCGATCGCGATCTACCTGTTCGAGTTCATGGTCATCGACATGTACCTGTCGCTGGCCTTCCTCGCCTGGCCGATCCGCAGCCCCAACTACTTCGGCGTCGTGGACCGACGCATCTACCTGTGGAACTGGTCCCGGGTGGGCAAGGCGGCCAACTCCGGTGCCTTCGCGGTGATCCTGCTGGTCACCGGCTGGGTGTGGCTGGGCATCGTGATCGCGGTGGCACTGCTGGTCCTCAAGTGCGTGTCCCTGCGCTGGCTGCTGCAGCTGGGCGTGCCGGTCCCGGTCCGGACGGCCGACGGGGCGCCGGTCGCATGATCCTCGTGCTGACGACGTTCGTCTTCAGCATCGCCTCCGCGCTCCTGCCGTTCCTGCCGATCGAGGTCTACATCGTCGGTGCCGCCTCCAGCGACCGCGGGTTCGCCGAGGCCCTCGTGCTGGGCGCCGCGGCCGGCGCGGGCGCCACCATCGGCAAGATCATCTGGTACGAGGCCGCACGGCGGGGCATCGACTCCGCCTGGGCCCAGAAGAAGCTCTCCAAGCCCAAGGTCCGGGCCAGCTACGAGAAGTGGACCGAGCGGATGCGCGGTCGTCCCTGGTACGGCGTCGCCATCATGTTCGTCGCGGCCACGCTCGGCGTCCCGCCGCTGCTCGCCATGGCCGCCGTGGGCGGCATCCTCAAGATGCCGCTGTGGGCGTTCGTGCCGGCGGTGTTCGTCGGTCGCACCATCCGTTTCACCGCGCTCTTCCTCGGTGTCGACCTCGCCCTGCACTGAGCGGGGCCGCGCCGGACGGTACTCGGCGGGGGTTCGGTAGGATCCGAGCATGCTCAGCGCGATCAGCCTCTCCGCCCTCACCGTCGTCAGCGCCTCGGCGGAGCAGGGGGAACCCGCCGTCAACCCGTGGCTCGTGGGCGGCGTCGTCCTGGCCTTCCTGCTGCTGCTGCTCGTCGGCCTCGTCGGCTTCGGTGGCGGCCGCGACCACAGCTGAGGTGCCGGTGCCGACAGCTGAGCCCAGGCGGCGTCTACGCCTGGGCGTGATGGGCGGCACCTTCGACCCGATCCACCACGGCCACCTCGTGGCCGCCTCCGAGGTGCAGGGCTGGTTCGACCTCGACGAGGTCGTCTTCGTGCCCACCGGGCAGCCGTGGCAGAAGGCGGAGCGCGCCGTCTCCCCGGCCGAGCACCGCTACCTGATGACCGTCATCGCCACCGCGGCCAACCCCCGGTTCACGGTCAGCCGCGTCGACATCGACCGCGGCGGGCCGACGTACACGATCGACACGCTGCGCGACCTGCACGCGATCCGGCCCGAGGCCGACCTCTACTTCATCACCGGCGCCGACGCGCTCACCGACATCTTCAGCTGGCGCGACGCCGACGAGCTGTTCTCGCTGGCCCACTTCGTGGGCTGCACCCGCCCAGGGGCCGACGTCGACCCGGCCACGCTCGCCAAGATCCCCGACGACCGCATCACGATGGTCGAGATCCCCGCCCTCGCCATCTCCTCCACCGACTGCCGGGAACGGGAGCGGGCCGGTCAACCGGTCTGGTACCTGGTGCCCGACGGGGTGGTTCAGTACATCACCAAGCACGGGCTCTACTCGGCGCCCGTGCCCGCCCAGGACCCATCCGGAGAGTCATGACCGCCACCGACCACGCCGTCCAGATCGTCCAGACCGCGGCGCTCGCCGCCGCCGACAAGCTCGCCACCGACCAGCTCGCCTTCGACGTCTCCGAGCAGCTCGCCATCACCGACGCGTTCCTGCTCGCCACCGGCGCCAACGACCGCCAGGTCCGCGCCATCGTGGAGGAGGTCGAGGACAAGCTGCGCGAGCTCGGTGTCAAGCCGATCCGCCGCGAGGGACACCGCGACGGCCGCTGGGTGCTGCTCGACTACGGCGACGTGGTCATCCACGTGCAGCACTCCGAGGAGCGGGAGTTCTACGCCCTCGAGCGGCTGTGGCGCGACTGCCCGGCCATCGACCTGCCCGCCGAGGTGCACGGCCCCGCCGGCGCCCCCGCGGCGCGGGAGAGCGGCGGCGACGAGACGGACCCGCAGCCCGACGCGGAGTGAGTGCCGCCACCGGCCGCCGCCTCGTGCTGGTGCGACACGGCCGCACCTCCTGGAACGCCCTGCCGCGGATCCAGGGACAGCAGGACTCCCCGCTCGACGACGTGGGCCAGGCCCAGGCCCGGGCCGTCGCGCCGCTGGTCGCCGAGCTGAAGCCCGTGCTGCTGTGGACCAGCGACCTCTCCCGCGCCCGGCACACCGCCGAGGCCATCGCCGAGGTCACCGGCCTGACGCCGGTGCGTGACCCTCGCCTGCGCGAGTTCGGGCTCGGCTCCTACGAGGGCCTCACCCACACCGAGCTCGCCGAGCGTGACCCCGAAGGCTTCCAGCGGTTCCTGCGCGGGGAGTGGGACGGCATCCCCGGAGCGGAGGCACCCGCCGACGTGGCGCGCCGCCACGCGCACGCGCTGCGCGACCTCGCGGCGGCGCTGGCGCCGGGCGAGACCGGCGTCGCGGTCTCGCACGGCTCGGCCACCCGCGCCGGGCTCGTGTCGTTCCTCGGCTGGCCGCTGCAGGTCGCCCGGGACCTGGTGCCGCTGGGCAACTGCGCCCGGGTGCTGCTCGTCGAGCGCGAGGACGGCGGCTGGTCGCTGGCGTCGTACAACCTCTGAGCGGGCTCAAGGCACCCCGGATTTCACCTCCGAGGGACCGTGTGGCTAGTATTCCCTCTCGTTGATCCGCCCCGGCGGAGAAACGGTTCGGGGCTGTGGCGCAGCTGGTAGCGCATCTGCATGGCATGCAGAGGGTCAGGGGTTCGAGTCCCCTCAGCTCCACCGGACAAGACGAAGGCCGGTCCCCCTCGGGGGACCGGCCTTCGTCGTTCCCGGGATGCGACGGACGGGGCCGGCCGTCGCCGAAGGCCTCGGGTGGGTTCCGCTCAGCGGCACGACGTCCTGGGTCGAGCCCGACGGTGAGGGCGAGGGTGAGGCCAGCGTCGGCCCCGACCCGCGGCGGCGACATCATTGAGGCGAGAGACCCGGGCATGACACCTTCCGAGCCGTCCATGGACGACCTCGCGCGCACCCGGGAGCGGTTCCACCGGGCGGGTGTGGCCTGGCACCCGGCCTTCGACCTGCTGGGGCTCGAGGCCCCCGACTTCGTCGATGCCTTCCTCGACTTCTCCCGCTCCGCGGCAGCAGGGTCGGCGCTCACCCCCAAGGACAGGCAGCTCATCCAGGTCGCGCTCGCGGTCGCCACCACCCACCTGGACCGGGACGGGGCGGCGGTCCACATCCGGGAGGCGGCACGGCTCGGGGCCACCCGGGCCGAGCTCGTCCACGTGTGCCAGTTCTCGACCCTGCTCGGGATCCACACCATGCCGCTGGCGCTGTCGGTCCTGGTGGAGGAGGCGGAGCGGGCCGGGCACGCACTGGACGAGGAGGTGAGCGAGGAAGGAACCCGAGCGGGGGAGCGGTTCGTCGCCCACCGTGGGGTGCTGCCCGAGGACCTCGAACCGTTGCTGCGACTCGATCCCGGCTTCCTCGACGCCTACCGCACGCTGTCGCGGACCGTCGTGTCCGCGGGCGTCCTCGAGCCCAAGCTGGTCGAGCTGATCATCGTCGCCCTCGACGTCTCCTCGACCCATCTCTTCGCTCCAGGAGCGCGTCTGCACGTGCGCAACGCGCTGGCGGCCGGCGCCACGATCAGCGAGCTCATGGAGGTCATCAAGCTGACCAGCGCGCTCGGCATCAGCGGCACCGCCCTGGGGGTCCGCCTCGTCGACGAGGCGTTCGCTGGAGGCTGAGACGGTGTGTGCCGGACGGTGAAACCGGACCGTACCGGCTTCGGGGACGACGTCATACGTTCGTTCATCCTGACGTCCCCAGATGAGGAGCAAAGATGTCCAACCGGTTGCCGGCGACAGAGACCTTCGCCCAAGCATGCGCCGACTTCATCGTCGGGCTGCAGTACCGCGACCTGGATGCCCAGGTGGTCGCCATGGCCCGGGACATGGTCATCGACGGTCTCGGCTGCGGCATCGCAGCGGCCGACAGCTCGATCGCGCGCACCCTGGCGCAGTGGGCCGCTGACGCGCAGGGGCCGCACCGGCTCCTCGGCCTGGGTGGCTGCGTCGACTCCCGCACGGCCGTGACGTCGAACGGGACGCTGATCCAGGCGTTGGAGTTCGACGACATCCCCCACTTCGCCGCGGTGGAGCTGCCGCCCGCGGTGGCGCTGATCGAGGACCACGACGTCACCGGCGAGGAGCTCCTCACCGCGATCGTCGCCGGTTTCGAGGTCGCCTCCCGGATCACCGCGATGCTGGCGCACGGTCGCCCGCACCACCCGCTCGGCACGGTCGGGGCCCTCGGGTCGGCGGCGGTGACGGCGAAGCTGTTGGGGCTCGACCGCCGCCAGACGGCCCACGCCCTCGGCATCGCCGCCTCGATGTCCGGTGGGCTCACGCAGAACTTCGGCACGTTCGCGAAGGCGTTGCACGCCGGCCGCGCGGCGGAGGCGGGCTTCACGGCAGCGAAGCTGGCAGCCGCCGGCGGCACGTCCGACCCAGCGGCGCTCGACGGGCGCCACGGGTTCCTGGCGGCGTACTGCGACCCCGAGGCGAGCACCGAGGCGTTCCCCGGCAACGGCGGCGAGTTCTGGATCGTCCGGGTCCCCGAGGACCTCGCCGCGGGCAGCCCGCTGGACTCGGACTCCTTCCCGATCCGGCACTCGGGCGCCGAGCCCGACCTGTCCCGGCTCGGGCTCGGCGCACCGATCGACCAGCTGCGCGGTGGACCGAACCTGCGCCGCGGCCCCAGCTTCAAGCCGTGGCCGGCCTGCGGAGGCAACAACGCCGTCCTGACCGCGATGTTCAGCCTGCTGGGCCAGCCCGACTTCGACCGTGGACGCGTCGCGGGTTTCGAGATCGTCGTCCCCGCGGACCCGGAGCGCGGAGCCACCTTCCGGGTGAGCCCTGAGAACGGGCTGCAGGGCAAGTACAGCCTCCCGTACGGCGTCGCCGCCGCCTGGCTCGACGGCGAGGTCACCGTGACCTCCTACGAGGACGCGACGTACGACAGGATCCGCAGCGCCGGGCTCCTCGACCGCATCGAGACCCGGGTGGAGCCCGGCTTCCTCGACACCGCCGACGTGCGGCCACCCGTCGAGGACTGCAACTGGGCCGCGCTCGTGGCGAGGATGGAGGACGGCTCCACGCGGACGGCGTGGGCGTTCAAC
This genomic window contains:
- the glgX gene encoding glycogen debranching protein GlgX, coding for MTPGMWRSLGERSAVWPGRNWPLGATWSPESTNFAVHAPNATAMWLCLFDDGPGEGERRFELTERSLGIWHGALPGVAPGTRYGFRADGPDEPEAGLRFDAGRVLLDPYALATAGDVHTARSVVVDGSFDWSGDTPMRRRWRDTVIYELHVKGFTKLHDRIPEELRGTYAGLGHPVVTEYLQDLGVSAVELLPIHQFFSEPALTARGSVNYWGYNPISYFAPDAAYSSSGDRGGQVREFKQMVKDLHAAGIEVILDVVYNHTAEAGRDGPTYSFRGLDDRGFYRRVPPGADGAYDDTYWDVTGCGNTVNTEDPLALRLILDSLRYWVTEMHVDGFRFDLMSALTRTAGPEAIRVDMACKLLVAIGQDPVLRHVKLIAEPWDTSMDGYLVGGMPPPWVEWNDQYRDTIRDYWRGQTPGMHAVATRLAGSSDLYADDGRSAYNSVNFVTAHDGFTVRDLVSYDRKHNEANGEDNRDGTDNNRSWNHGVEGETDDPAIVALRRRQAANLMATLCLSNGVPMLTAGDERGRTQRGNNNAYCQDNEISWVDWRVDDAWLDVYEVTRAALRLRREHPALRQRHWFEGRPTIVGGPKDLAWLHPSGREMTSADWHDTGLHTVGMFLSGKPLRAPGPCGEQQLDSSFLVWFHAGPAEVEVLLPDNDWVANGCVVLSTDASLPIGTEVVVGTELRMGARSVVVLRES
- a CDS encoding electron transfer flavoprotein subunit beta/FixA family protein yields the protein MKYVPDATGDRKFEADNTVDRVGVDGLLSELDEYAVEQALQIKEKRSDEEITVTALTVGPAEAEAAVRKALQMGADKAVHVKDDAIAGSDAPATSLVLAKALEKIGVPDLVIGGLASTDAGMSVVPAMLAERLGLPQVTLASVVETQGDQVRIKRDGDSATEVIGGTLPLVLSVTDQSGEARYPSFKGIMAAKKKPLESLSLSDIGVDASEVGLDAAWTQVASVTERPPRTAGEIVKDEDGSGATALVDFLASKKFI
- a CDS encoding electron transfer flavoprotein subunit alpha/FixB family protein, producing MSEVLVLVDHVDGAVRKPTYELLAIAKRIGEPSAVFIGGADKADAAAEAVKGYGAEKVYVVDDAEIKGYLVAPKAEVLQQLAEKASPAAILIPASAEGKEIAARLSIKLSSGLITDAVDVQVDGDTIVTTQSVFAGSYTVEAKVTKGTPIIAVKPNAAAPEEGAGAGAVEQFAPTISDAAKTAQIVAAQPRQATGRPELTEAAIVVSGGRGTGGDFTAVEGLADALGAAVGASRAAVDSGWKPHTFQVGQTGKVVSPQLYVANGISGAIQHRAGMQTSKTIVAVNKDEEAPIFELVDFGVVGDLHSVLPAVTAEVEKRKG
- a CDS encoding enoyl-CoA hydratase/isomerase family protein, with the protein product MSSEFVQLEVADSVATIRLDRPKAMNAISLQVQAELRAVAAEVSERSDVRAVVLWGGEKVFAAGNDVKEMADMSYTDMVDHVEGVQGAVTAIARIPKPVVAAVNGYALGGGCELAMAADVRFAAENAVLGQPEVLLGIIPGAGGTQRLPRLVGPSKAKDLLFTGRFVKADEALAIGLVDRVLPAADVYPEALAWAARFVNAAPYALRAIKESVDRGLEADLETGLQIERQHFAAAFATEDSTTGMRSFIESGPGKATFEGR
- a CDS encoding phospholipase D-like domain-containing protein encodes the protein MRLLSVTLLALLLPLLSVPAQAVADPGTAVAAAAPGGGLAQKDDRKKSSTWKPPAGATFNNPLGRKASRDRVHDRIHDAIRNTPRGSTIRIATYNLDRRNTAKLLMRARKRGVAVQIVVNDNLINPVIVDLQNKLGKNPKRRNFLVICKAACRSPHPGGNQHMKIASFSRSGAAKHVVISTSGNLTYGAAAGQWNDAFSVVGDASLYNAWTQVFTQLKKDRSAKPRQLVYQSETVWAQFQRQARSVALTPASGDQQYARLKQVSCKTAPGFGAGGRTKVRINMYAWYGKRGERLAKRVATMAKHGCKIHVVGSVVGDSVVRILQRAGIPVRVADWDWGMKDATSGKGRVYGARCYAHLKYVTVDGKFRGRNTKMVWTGSENWSGPGLSSDEVTFEIHDRKVLAAYNKHWYKMWKNNQITHAPGIEPIKRPCA